Below is a genomic region from Planctomycetota bacterium.
GCCGCATCGAGAAGGCCCTGGAAGCCAACGAACCGCTCGCCTGGACCAGCAGCGTCGGCGAACGCAGCGAAGAAGCGCAGGAGTTGGTGGCACGACTGGAAGAACGATGTCGTGCAATGCGTTGACCGTTGGACGCCCGCGCTCCCTTAGACGTGGAGTTTTCCTAAAATCTCAGCGCAACGTATGTCTACCGCCCCCGCCATTGACGGCAAAACCCTCGTCCTCGACGCGGTCGATTTGATCGATCTCGTTGGACGCACGGTCAAACTCAAGCGGGCGGGGAAGGATCACACCGGGCTTTGTCCGTTTCATGACGAGAAGACGCCGTCGTTCTACGTCGTGCCGGACAAGAAGATGTTCCACTGCTTCGGCTGCAAGGCGTCGGGCAATGCGATCGACTTCGTGATGAAGACGCAGAACCTTCCCTTCAAGGAAGCACTACACCAACTCGCCGAGCAGTACGGCATCGAGTTGCCCAAGTACGGCGACGGGCGAGCCCAGGATGAAACCGCCGCCGTGCGGCAAGCCTGTGTCGCGGCGTCGAAGTTTTTCCAACAGCAACTGCGCACCGAGGCCGGCAAGGTCGCGATCGACTACCTCAAGTCCCGCGGCTTCACCGGCGAGATGGCTCGCGACTTCGGCCTCGGCTTCGCCCCCGAGAATGGCCTGCGTGACGCACTCAAGACCTTCAAAGCCGACACGCTCGAGAAGGCCGGACTGATCAAAAAGTCCGAGCACGGCAGCGGCTACTACGACGGCTTCCGCAACCGCTTGATGTTCCCCATCCGCGACGAGTTGGGCCGGCCCATCGCCTTCGGGGGCCGCGTGCTGCCGGGTAATCCGTCGAAGGCCAAGTACCTCAACAGCCCCGAGACGCGTCTCTTCGAGAAGCGCAAGACCATCTACGGCCTCGACCGGGCCAAGCCGCACATCAACCGGTCACGCATCGTCGCCGTCGTCGAAGGCTACACCGACGTCGTCATGTGCCATCAGCACGGCGCGTGCAATGTCGTCTCGGTTCTCGGGACCGCGCTGACCGCCGAACATGTGCAGATCCTGCGGCGGTTCTCCGATCGCGTCGTGCTCCTCTTCGACGCCGACACCGCCGGCCAGGGCGCGACCGATCGCTCGATCGAACTGTTCCTGACCGAGGAAGTCGAGATCGGCATCGCGACGCTCCCACCGGGCACGGACCCGGACGAGTTCGTCAAAGAGCACGGCGCCGACGGCTTCGCCGCTCTGCTCGAACGTGCCCAAGACCCGCTCGACTATCACTTCGATCGGTTGCAGAAGCGGCTCGCGGCGGACGGGTCGGTCACCGGTTCACAGCGGGCTAACGCCGAGTACCTCGACATGATCCGCAAAGCCCGCGGCGGCAAGTCGGTCCCGGTCGAACGCTGGGGACCGGCGCTGGTGCGCATCGCCAATCGCCTGGGCATGAGCCAGACCGACGTGAACCGCCGCCTCGGCATCGACGCCCCCGCCCCGCAGGCCAATCCCGCCACCGCCCCCAAGCCGGCCAAGCGTGAATGGCTCAGCCGTGAAGAGTTTTTGCGTCGAAAGAAGACCGCCCTTCAGGAAGTCGCCCGACCGTCGGAAATGCCCCGGCAGAACGCTGCCGACGTCGCCGCCGCGAACATGATCGGGACGGTGCTGGCCCATCCGCAGTTCTGGGAAACTCTCCAGCAACACGCCGGCCCGGCCGACATCGCCGATCCGATCCTCAACCAGCTTGCCGTGCGGCTCTGGGACCACTTCGGCAACGAGGGGGAGCCCGAAGCGACCGAGTGGGCCAACGATCTGCCGGACGAGCTTCGACCGACGGCGTTCCGACTGATCGCCGAGGCCGAGCGGCGTGACCGCGACGGGTTGGACCCGAAGGTAACGCTCAACGAGGCGGCGGCGTTCTTCAAGGAACAGCGTGACCGATCCGAGCGGGCGAAGCTCACCGGTCAGTTTCGCCGCGTGGGTTCGGGCAGCGGGTCGACGGACGCGGAAATGAGCGCAAAGATTGATGAAGCCGAGGCTTTGCGTGCATTGGCCGAACAGGCAAGCCGTGAGGATCTGCGGCGGATTCAGTGACGACCGGCGACCCGAATGTTGGGTACGGAGCGAAGATGCCCGTCGGGTTAGACCGTTTGTGCGGACACCGACGTTCGAGGCCGGTCTTAGCGACCCGCCACGCCACGGATCGGCCTGCAAAACCCGGATGAAATCCCGAACCGTTTGCCTCCGCCCGGACGTGAGGCATCGTTGATCCCGGACCCCACACCAACGGCCCATACCACGACCCACCCGCTCGCACACGGCGAAACGACCCAATGCCCGCCCCTGGCCCAAAACGCGGGCAATAATCGCACCAGTATTTTCACCATGGCTAAACGCGCACCCACCAACGGAAAACGAAAAGCCGCCTCGAAATCCAAGAGCGGAACGCGCACTCCTAACGCCGGCCTCCAGGGTCGCAACGGTCGCCACGCCGAACAGGTCACCACCGGCTACACCAAATCGCACATTTACGCCGACGCGATCGACGCCGAGGAGCCGCTGCCCGAAAACGAGGCGGGCATGACCCCGACGCTGGCCGGCATGAACATGGCCGGCCTCACCAACGCGGTCGCACTGGTCGTCCGCCGGGCCAAGCGGGCCATCCTCCCCGCCGAGCAGGCCGTCGCCGACATCACCAACGCCACGACCGACACCGGCGAGATCCTGCTCATCGGTTCCGGTGATCCTTCTGAAGCTGACCGCCGCGTCGGGCTGCTGCTCGAACTCGGTGCCGAGCGCGGCTACCTCACGCTCGAGGAGATCAACACCAAGCTGCCCGACGAGATGGTCAGCCCGGAGAAGATCGACCTGCTGATGATGGCGATCGACGAGATGGACGTCCCGCTGCTGGACCTGCGTGACGTCAAGCGGTTCGAGGAATCCTTCGACCGCGAACAGCATTGCAAGACCGCCCGGGCCAAGCTCAAGTGGGCCAAGACCTGTGCCGGCGTAAAGGCCCCGGAGATGCCCAGCATCGGTGGCACCTCCAACACGATCGACCCCAACACCAAGGTACCCTCCGACGACCGCTCCAACGACGAAAACTACGCCGACAAGATCCTCGGCAAGGAAGCGGTCGTTGAGGAAGTCATCGACAACGCCGACCTGGCCGAGCTCGCCAAGGAATTGGCCGAGGCCGGTGCCAAACGGATCGACGACCCGGTTCGCATGTACCTCACGCAGATGGGCGAGATCCCCTTGCTCACGCGTGAGCAGGAAATCGAGCTGGCCAAGAAGATCGAGATCACTCGCAAGGTCTTCCGACATCTCGTGCTCCGCAGCGACTACTGCCTGACCGCGGCGATCGAAACGCTCCAGCAGGTGGCCGACGGCGACCTGCCGTTCGACCGGACGATGAAAATCTCCACCGCCGACGACCAGGCGGACAAGCAGACCATCGCCGCCCGCATTCCGCGCAACCTCGACACCGCGCGGAAGATGCTCACCCGCAACCAGACCGAGTGGGACGAGCTGCGCGACGGCACCACCGACAAGCGGGCCGCGGAAATCGAGCTGTCCATGCGGCGCCGGCGTCGCCGCTGCGTGAAGCTTGTCGAGGAACTCTCGCTCCGCACCAGCCGCATCGCGCCGCTGATGCACAAGCTTTCGAGTATCTCGGCCAAGATGCTCGAACTCGAAGAACGCATCGCCCACCTCGAAACCGTCGAGGACCCCGGCGAAGACCTCGAAGTCTGCAAGCAGGAACTCGAAGGTTTGGAAGACCTGGTGCTCGAAGACGCCGCGGCACTACACAGCCGCGTCACGCACATCCGCCAGATCTTCAACCGCTACGAGGAAGCCAAGCGCAAGCTCTCGGGCGGTAACCTGCGTCTGGTCGTCTCCATCGCCAAGAAGTACCGCAACCGCGGACTCTCCTTCCTCGACATCATCCAGGAAGGCAACACCGGCCTGATGCGGGCCGTCGACAAGTACGAGTACCGACGCGGCTTCAAGTTCTCCACCTACGCGACGTGGTGGATCCGCCAAGCCATCACCCGCGCGATCGCCGACCATGCCCGCACCATCCGCATCCCGGTGCACATGATCGAAACGATGTCTCGCCTGCGGAACATCTCCAAGCTGCTCATGCAGGAGCTCGGCCGTGAGCCGACCGTCGAGGAGATCAGCCAGAAGGCCGACATGTCCCTCGCCGAGACACGTCGCGTCATGAAGATCAGCCGCCACCCAATCTCCCTCGACCGCCCCGTCGGCGAGTCCGAGGACAGCTACTTCGGCGACTTCATCGAAGACGAACGCGCGTCCTCCCCCGTCGATTCCGCGACGCAGGAAATGCTCAAGGACAAGATCGAGCAGGTGCTCAAGACCCTCACCTACCGCGAACGCGAGATCATCAAGCTCCGCTACGGCATCGGCGACGGCTACACCTACACCCTCGAAGAAGTCGGCCGCATATTCAAAGTCACCCGCGAGCGCGTCCGTCAAGTTGAAGCCAAGGCCATCCGCAAACTCCAACACCCCGTCCGCGCCCGAAAGCTCGAAGGCTTCATGGGCACCGAACCCGCCGGGGCGTGATCCGGCGACGCGTAACGGTTTTGACGGCAAGTCCACTTGAACGGCCCGGCGGATTTCTCATCCGCCGGGCCGTTCAGATTTCACTACCCCGGGCCGAAAATTTGTTCTACATTCATGGTGGCTGGAGCAAACGAGGGTTGTCGACCGACGGGCGTTATGCCACCGGGTCATCGCGGGCGTTCCGCACAACCGCATCAGCCAAAACTGACGGTTCCCCCACGGGCTGATCCCCGGGAGACAACATGCACAAAGCACTGGTTGCCGCGTCCGCGGCCACGTTGATCTGTACATCCGCCGCGACAGCCGCCCCGACCGGCGACATCTACGCCATCACGCCTGCGCTCTCGTCGGCCGGTGGCGCGGCCGCGACCGTTGACTTCGAAGAGGCGTTGTTCGACGGCGTCAGCCAGACGATCGGGACCGACGTTGCTTCGGCCGAGATTTCGGTCATCGAAACCGAAACCCCCGCCGCCGCTGGCACGATCGACCTGGCGATCAGCCTTTCATCCTCGAACGGTGAACTCTTCCCCGATGGCTTCGACGTCGAGGGTGAGCCGGCCACCGTGGGCGGCGTGTTCCTCGGTGCCAACGCCGGTGGCAGCCCGCTGGAGTTCGGCAACCCCGTTGTCGTCAACAGCGCGTCGTTCAGCGCGTTCGACGCGTCGGGCGCTCCGCTGGCCGAGGGCGTGGACATCCTCGCCGTGCTTCCGGACTTCACCGCCGGACCGGGCGGGACATGGACCGGCAGCTTCGACCTGCTGCTCGGCCCGGACACGGTCGGCCTTGGCGTGCAAACGTTCACGCTGGACATCAACGTGACCGAGATCCCCGAGCCGGCATCGCTCGGACTGCTCGGCATGGCGGGTCTGGGACTCGTCCTTCGTCGCCGCGCCTGAGCCGAACGCCATTCGGAATCACACGACACCACACGCCGATTGGCGACGCGTGGTGTCGTGTGCTACCCGGTCCCGAACCGTTGCCGCACACCACCGTTATCAACACGAAGGTCCACGCCGAACAGCGCTCGCAGCCGATCATCAGTGAGCAGCGCCGTGTCGCCGAACGCGGGCGGTTCGCCGAGCATCAGCACCCGATCCGCCACCGCCGCCGCAAAGTTCAGGTCGTGGCTCGCCACGACGATGCTCAAACCGTCGGCCGACAAGCCTCGCAACAGGCCGTGCAACTCCGCGAGCTTCGCGTAGTCCAGGTGGGCGTCGGGCTCGTCGAGCAGGATCACGGCCGGCTCCTGCGCCAACGCCCGCGCGATGAACACCAGCCGACGTTGGCCGCCGCTGAGCGTTTCCATCCGGCGTGAGAGCAGGTCGGTGACGCCCACGCGCTCCGCCGCCGACGCGACGGCCGCGCGATCGCGTGGCCCCGTCACGCCGAACCAACCCAGGTGCGGCACCCGGCCCAGTTCGATCGCCTCCGCCACGGTCTGCCCTTCCGCGAAACTCGGCACCTGCGGCAGGTACGCCACGCGGCTCATCGGCACTTGCCACCCCGCCTCGCCTCCGTGTGACAGTTGGCCGAGCAGGCAACGCAGCAGCGTCGACTTCCCGCAGCCGTTGGGGCCGATGAGCGTGAGTACCTGGCCGGTATCGAGCGTGAACGACACGTCACGAAACACGGTCGTGTCCCCGAACGACGCGGCAAGTTCGTGCACTCGCAGCCGCTCATCGCTCATTGCGCACCTCACTTCGCCGCAGCAGCGTGATGAACAACGGCCCACCGAGTAGCGCGGTCCACACGCCGACCGGCACGCCGGTGTTGAGCGCCTCGGGTCGGCTAAGCACGCGCGACAACGCTTCGGCCCCGACCATCAGCACCGCCCCACCGGCCGTCGCGACCGGCAGCAGCCGGCGTACGTCCGCGCCGACCAACAGCCGCGCGATGTGCGGACCGACCAGTCCCACGAACCCGATCGGCCCCGCCAGCGCCACCGCGCCGGCGACAGTCAACGACGCGGCCAGCAACACGATCACCCGCAGACGACCGACCCGCACGCCCAGCGCTGCCGCCTCGTCGTCACCGAGCGTCGCGGCGTTGAGTTTGCCGGCCAGCGCGGCCGTCAGCGCGTAGCCGACGACGAGCAGCATCAGCGCGACCCACTTCGGTCCGGCCGGCAGGTTGCTCCGCACGTCGCCGATCAATACCGCGAACGGATCGCTGTCACGGTTGAGCGCGTAGAGCAATGCAAAGGCCGCCCCGCAGATCGACGCGACGATCACGCCGACGAGAATGACCGCCGTCTGCCGGACGGCCCCACGGCGACCGGCAACGCCGAGTACCACCACGACCGCGAGCAACGCCCCGCCGAACGCGGCGACGGTCTCGGTGAGCACCGGCAAACCCGCGAGCCGCACCGCGTACGCCGCCAACGCCGCACCGCCGGCGGTGCCCAACAAGTACGGCTCAGCCAGGGGGTTCCGCAGCACCGCCTGATACCCGACCCCCGCCGTCGCGAGCGCCGCCCCGACCAGTGACGCGAGCAACACGACATCGAGCCGATGTTCCAGCGCGAAGCCGGACGGAAAGGCAACGCTCCCGGTGGAGCCAACGCACAGCGCGAGCAGCGCCGTCACCGCCCATGCAACGAGTGACACGAACGTGATTGCGATGAGCCGACCGGCGCTCATTCGGCCCTCTCGTCGCGTGGCGACGGGGCTACTTCCGAAAGCCGCTCGCGCATTTCCTCGCCTATCTCGACGACGTTCCAACCCGGCACCAGCGCATCGGGACGTTCGATGATCTCGACGAGCCCGAAGCGTTCCCAGCGCGTCCGCACCGATATCGCATCGCCTTCGGGCAGCAGCACGAGAATCACCTCCGGGGCCAACGCCGCGACACGCTCATCGTCGGGTTCGAGGTAACCTTCACCTTCCAGCACATTTACCCCACCGGCAAACGTGAGTAGTTCATCGAGGTATGTACCGCCTGCCGCGCACAGCGAACGATCACCGCAGACGAGGAGCGTGCGCGTGTCGCCGGGAGTGCTCGTGCGTAGCCGCTGCCGCCAATCGTGAGCCGCGTTGGCCGCGTGACCGGTGGACTGCATGGCCTCCAAGCCAGCGATCTCAGACACCGCCGCCTCAATGTCTGCGAGCGTGTCGATCGGCAACGACACCGGCACAATCCGCAGCCGCTTGGCCCGGCCGTCGAGGTCGTCGTTTCGCTGTTGCATCAGCAGCGTCGCGGGACGCAGCTTGGCGAGCTCTTCCCAGTCGACGTTGATAAAATCGCCCACCCGTGGCAGGTCGCCGACGAGCGGGTCGGTGTCGTAGTTGCTCACCGCCACCATCTCCTCCGCCCCGCCGAGGCCGAGCACGATGCTCGTCAGCGCTGGTGAGAGCGATGCGATGCCAGTGTTGGACCGCGCGGTGCTCGACTCCTCGCAACCGGCGGCGAGCAGCATCAATACCAGAGCAATTAACCAACTTGGCCGCATGACCCGGCGATGCTAGATTCGGCCAACGACTCCCGCAATCCGACGAACGCACCAATACCGAAACAGCAGCATGGCCGAGCAACGCAACGACAGCACCAACGACGGACTCGATGTCTTCGACCCCAAGCCGGCCGACGAGGACTTCAATCCCCGGCCCGAGGCGACCGTCTACACCAACTCCGGCGACCCTGACAAGCCCGGCCTGATCGCACGCATCTTCGGCAAAAAGAAGCAGGACCCCAACGCCCCCGACCTCCGCGGCGGCGTGCTCAACCCCTTCGCCAAGCGCGACCAGGCCATCCACTCGCTCACGCGCGGCTTCGACCAGCTCACCGACCTGATGCAAGGCATTCAGGTCTCCATGGAGAAGTCCACCGAGAAGCAGTCCGAGCTCATCGACACGCTCAAGCACCTGCCCGCCAGCGTCGAGCAGGCCGCAGAAGCGAACAAGATCCACGGCGAAACCCTCCTGGCCATCAAAGACCAGATCGGCAACCAGACCGAACACCAGGAGAAGCTCGGGGCCATCCTCGACACCATCGGCCAGACCGGCGAAGCCCAACGCAAAGGGCTCGACACACTGCAGGAACGCGTCGAAGCGATGCGCGAAGCCGACGCCCAGATGGCCGAAAACCTTAGCGGCGTTGGACAAACCATGCACGGCCTCGGCGACGCGATGCGAGCGGTCTCCGATTCCTCGGCCCGCAGCAACGAAGTCCTCGAACAACTCCGCAGTCATCTCGATAAGAAGACCGACCACCTCGAAGAGCAGATGCGCAAGCAGAGCAAGTGGTTCAGCTTCCTGCTGGGCATGGCGCTGTTCCTGAGCTTCCTCGCACTCCTGTTCGTTGCGGGGATGGGCTACTTCGTGGTGCAGGAACTGCGCGACGAACAGCCGGTGATAACCGAGGAGAACGCCGCGGCTGCCCCAGGCGACATCGAAGCCGTTACCGGAGAGTTCGGGGCCGCCGAGGAACTGGTCGAAGACACGCAAGCCGAGATCGAGGAACTCATCGACGACGTGACCGAGCAACCGGCGTCGGAGATGACACCCGACGACACGCCTATTCCCAACTAACCAAAAGCCCACGCCTTCAGGCGTGGGTCGGCGAGTGATTTCACGGACCCACGGCCAAAGCCGAGGGCGTTAGCTGGCTCTCCAACTCTTGCAACGCGAACGGCAACTGATCGCACACGTCCCGTGCGAGTGCGCCGCGGGTCGTCCGTTTTTGCCCCGCCAGCTCACCCGCACGGCCGTGCGCTTTCGCACCGAGCACCGCCGCATCGAACGGCTCAACACCCTGAGCGAGGAGCGTGCCGATGACGCCGCTGAGGACGTCGCCGCTGCCGGCTTTGGCGAGGGTGCTGTCGCCGGTGTCATTGACCGCCACACGACCGTTGGCACTGGCGATCACCGTCCGCTCGCCCTTGAGCAGCACCGTCGTGTGCCACTTGAGCGCGTGGCCGAGCGCCCACTGTTTGCGTCCCGCGTCGTAGCTCGGCACCGGGCCGCCGCTGATCGACTTCGCCTCGCCGGGGTGCGGAGTCAGGACGCACTTGGGCGGCAACGACGCCCACCAGTTCTCACGCTTGCTCCACGACGTAAGTCCGTCGGCGTCCAACACCGTCGGCTTGTCCACTTCCAGCAACTGCCCGACATCGAAGCGCTGGCCAAGCCCGGGCCCGAGCACCAACGCATCAGCCCCCTCGGCCGCAGCGACCGCGTTGTCCTGCACGACGCCCACCACCTCCGGCACCACGCTCAACGCCGCAGGCAGCATCACTTTGGGCAACGCCGCAAGCACATACCCGCACCCCGACCGATACGCCGCCAACGCCGCGAGCATCGGTGCACCGAGCATCGTGTCCGACCCGCCGACGACGAGAAGTTTGCCGAAGGTGCCTTTGTGTCCGTTCCCACGCGGCGGCAGTTGCATGGGCGAGTGTAGCGGTGCGATGAAGTCGCCCACGCATCAGTTCGGAACAGCGGCGAGATCAAGGTCCGCAATATCCCCCGCCGCCAACATCGCTTCCCCCAACCCCGCGATCATCGCTGCGTTGTCGGTGCAGTACGCGGGCTTTGGCATCGCGACGGGCACGCCGAGGCTCGGCAGCGCGGCACGCAGTCCGCGATTAGCGCTCACTCCCCCGCCGAGAATGACGGACTGCGCGCCGGTTTGCTCCATCGCACGCTCGAGTTTCTTGAGCAACGTGTCGATGACCGCCTGCTGAAAACTCGCGGCCGTGTCGGCGATCGTTCGCTCATCCAAATCCGCCACCGTCCGCTCGCGCCCCTTGGCTCCGCGGACGTGATACAGCACCGCCGTCTTGAGCCCACTGAACGAGAAGTCGAGCGAATCTCGTCCGAGCATGCTGCGCGGGAACTTCACCGCCGCCGGGTCGCCGTTCGTTGCGAGCCTGTCGATGAGCGGGCCGCCGGGATAGCCGAGTTCGAGGATGGCCGCGACCTTGTCGTACGCCTCGCCGACGGCGTCGTCGATGGTGCCGCCAAGGCGGGTGATGTCGTGCCAGTCACGAACGTGGTAGAGCGAGGTGTGGCCACCCGACGCGACGAGGCCTACAGCAGGCAGTTGCACATTGCCAACGTCGAGTGTGACGCTGTGCAGGTGCGCCCGCACATGATCGACGCCGATGAGCGGCTTGCCGAGCGACCACGCCAACGCCTGCGCCGCCGACACGCCGACCAGCAGCGACCCGATCAACCCCGGCCGATGCGCCACCGCGACCGCGTCGACCTGCTCCCACGCGTGATCGCCGAGCGCCTCCTTCACCACCGGCCCGATCGACTCCACACACGCCCGGCTCGCAA
It encodes:
- the dnaG gene encoding DNA primase, which codes for MSTAPAIDGKTLVLDAVDLIDLVGRTVKLKRAGKDHTGLCPFHDEKTPSFYVVPDKKMFHCFGCKASGNAIDFVMKTQNLPFKEALHQLAEQYGIELPKYGDGRAQDETAAVRQACVAASKFFQQQLRTEAGKVAIDYLKSRGFTGEMARDFGLGFAPENGLRDALKTFKADTLEKAGLIKKSEHGSGYYDGFRNRLMFPIRDELGRPIAFGGRVLPGNPSKAKYLNSPETRLFEKRKTIYGLDRAKPHINRSRIVAVVEGYTDVVMCHQHGACNVVSVLGTALTAEHVQILRRFSDRVVLLFDADTAGQGATDRSIELFLTEEVEIGIATLPPGTDPDEFVKEHGADGFAALLERAQDPLDYHFDRLQKRLAADGSVTGSQRANAEYLDMIRKARGGKSVPVERWGPALVRIANRLGMSQTDVNRRLGIDAPAPQANPATAPKPAKREWLSREEFLRRKKTALQEVARPSEMPRQNAADVAAANMIGTVLAHPQFWETLQQHAGPADIADPILNQLAVRLWDHFGNEGEPEATEWANDLPDELRPTAFRLIAEAERRDRDGLDPKVTLNEAAAFFKEQRDRSERAKLTGQFRRVGSGSGSTDAEMSAKIDEAEALRALAEQASREDLRRIQ
- a CDS encoding NAD(P)H-hydrate dehydratase, with protein sequence MQLPPRGNGHKGTFGKLLVVGGSDTMLGAPMLAALAAYRSGCGYVLAALPKVMLPAALSVVPEVVGVVQDNAVAAAEGADALVLGPGLGQRFDVGQLLEVDKPTVLDADGLTSWSKRENWWASLPPKCVLTPHPGEAKSISGGPVPSYDAGRKQWALGHALKWHTTVLLKGERTVIASANGRVAVNDTGDSTLAKAGSGDVLSGVIGTLLAQGVEPFDAAVLGAKAHGRAGELAGQKRTTRGALARDVCDQLPFALQELESQLTPSALAVGP
- a CDS encoding iron ABC transporter permease, with protein sequence MSLVAWAVTALLALCVGSTGSVAFPSGFALEHRLDVVLLASLVGAALATAGVGYQAVLRNPLAEPYLLGTAGGAALAAYAVRLAGLPVLTETVAAFGGALLAVVVVLGVAGRRGAVRQTAVILVGVIVASICGAAFALLYALNRDSDPFAVLIGDVRSNLPAGPKWVALMLLVVGYALTAALAGKLNAATLGDDEAAALGVRVGRLRVIVLLAASLTVAGAVALAGPIGFVGLVGPHIARLLVGADVRRLLPVATAGGAVLMVGAEALSRVLSRPEALNTGVPVGVWTALLGGPLFITLLRRSEVRNER
- a CDS encoding ABC transporter substrate-binding protein; the protein is MLLAAGCEESSTARSNTGIASLSPALTSIVLGLGGAEEMVAVSNYDTDPLVGDLPRVGDFINVDWEELAKLRPATLLMQQRNDDLDGRAKRLRIVPVSLPIDTLADIEAAVSEIAGLEAMQSTGHAANAAHDWRQRLRTSTPGDTRTLLVCGDRSLCAAGGTYLDELLTFAGGVNVLEGEGYLEPDDERVAALAPEVILVLLPEGDAISVRTRWERFGLVEIIERPDALVPGWNVVEIGEEMRERLSEVAPSPRDERAE
- a CDS encoding ABC transporter ATP-binding protein — its product is MSDERLRVHELAASFGDTTVFRDVSFTLDTGQVLTLIGPNGCGKSTLLRCLLGQLSHGGEAGWQVPMSRVAYLPQVPSFAEGQTVAEAIELGRVPHLGWFGVTGPRDRAAVASAAERVGVTDLLSRRMETLSGGQRRLVFIARALAQEPAVILLDEPDAHLDYAKLAELHGLLRGLSADGLSIVVASHDLNFAAAVADRVLMLGEPPAFGDTALLTDDRLRALFGVDLRVDNGGVRQRFGTG
- a CDS encoding PEP-CTERM sorting domain-containing protein (PEP-CTERM proteins occur, often in large numbers, in the proteomes of bacteria that also encode an exosortase, a predicted intramembrane cysteine proteinase. The presence of a PEP-CTERM domain at a protein's C-terminus predicts cleavage within the sorting domain, followed by covalent anchoring to some some component of the (usually Gram-negative) cell surface. Many PEP-CTERM proteins exhibit an unusual sequence composition that includes large numbers of potential glycosylation sites. Expression of one such protein has been shown restore the ability of a bacterium to form floc, a type of biofilm.) translates to MHKALVAASAATLICTSAATAAPTGDIYAITPALSSAGGAAATVDFEEALFDGVSQTIGTDVASAEISVIETETPAAAGTIDLAISLSSSNGELFPDGFDVEGEPATVGGVFLGANAGGSPLEFGNPVVVNSASFSAFDASGAPLAEGVDILAVLPDFTAGPGGTWTGSFDLLLGPDTVGLGVQTFTLDINVTEIPEPASLGLLGMAGLGLVLRRRA
- the tsaD gene encoding tRNA (adenosine(37)-N6)-threonylcarbamoyltransferase complex transferase subunit TsaD, with amino-acid sequence MILGIESTCDETGAALVHDGRVLSNVVASSAALHAAYGGVVPEIASRACVESIGPVVKEALGDHAWEQVDAVAVAHRPGLIGSLLVGVSAAQALAWSLGKPLIGVDHVRAHLHSVTLDVGNVQLPAVGLVASGGHTSLYHVRDWHDITRLGGTIDDAVGEAYDKVAAILELGYPGGPLIDRLATNGDPAAVKFPRSMLGRDSLDFSFSGLKTAVLYHVRGAKGRERTVADLDERTIADTAASFQQAVIDTLLKKLERAMEQTGAQSVILGGGVSANRGLRAALPSLGVPVAMPKPAYCTDNAAMIAGLGEAMLAAGDIADLDLAAVPN
- the rpoD gene encoding RNA polymerase sigma factor RpoD; amino-acid sequence: MGSGDPSEADRRVGLLLELGAERGYLTLEEINTKLPDEMVSPEKIDLLMMAIDEMDVPLLDLRDVKRFEESFDREQHCKTARAKLKWAKTCAGVKAPEMPSIGGTSNTIDPNTKVPSDDRSNDENYADKILGKEAVVEEVIDNADLAELAKELAEAGAKRIDDPVRMYLTQMGEIPLLTREQEIELAKKIEITRKVFRHLVLRSDYCLTAAIETLQQVADGDLPFDRTMKISTADDQADKQTIAARIPRNLDTARKMLTRNQTEWDELRDGTTDKRAAEIELSMRRRRRRCVKLVEELSLRTSRIAPLMHKLSSISAKMLELEERIAHLETVEDPGEDLEVCKQELEGLEDLVLEDAAALHSRVTHIRQIFNRYEEAKRKLSGGNLRLVVSIAKKYRNRGLSFLDIIQEGNTGLMRAVDKYEYRRGFKFSTYATWWIRQAITRAIADHARTIRIPVHMIETMSRLRNISKLLMQELGREPTVEEISQKADMSLAETRRVMKISRHPISLDRPVGESEDSYFGDFIEDERASSPVDSATQEMLKDKIEQVLKTLTYREREIIKLRYGIGDGYTYTLEEVGRIFKVTRERVRQVEAKAIRKLQHPVRARKLEGFMGTEPAGA